The genome window ccgggaaattcaaatcccgggcttcattagcaagtgcggtatgcatacattaccccgctagttcgaactagcggggtagtgtagacatacccagagggacagcaaagcatttgtgtcttggagtgctctccttgccctcactcaggacaccatggcactctgcaacatggaaccagacctgcccaatgggactctgctgcatctcgtggacacgttgccagcagcctggctgcactgtctgcaggctgccatcctggagaACCATCAAGGGGCtttcaggatccagggggccctgtgggagagcttccaccctgaggagcactaacagtctccttggtctgccccaccgggggcttgtgccccattcctctctctcgTCCTTCTGCTTACCCTTCCCTaggcccccccttcctgatgtcaaataaaatacacgtatttttaaaaatagaaactgtctttatttaacacaactggggggtGAACCTCTGGAGAGATGgggaaaggaggtaggagagggcaggagagaaggtgggagaggggagggggaaaactgggaggagggagctggaagggggaagcaatgggaggaaggggcaggggaagctcagtgctcaggggtgggaatctcaccgggccaactgcctcccagcaccatggAGGAGGGGGtctcggcatccctggggggatggggaggagagtgcggaggttgaggtagggggtgtggagattgagaaggagggtgtggaggttgaggaggaagaggtggggggtcaggagtgggaggaggaacagtagctggggtgcagcaggcgcaggactggcacggggcagcatgctctgcaccagggcctgcagatggtgacagatggcacgaccctgggcaagcagctcctgctggaACGCCCGGTCatcctgcacctgctgctccatgatccaggtctgggctcgcagggcctgcaggtgctgctctctgtacccctgctgcgtggtggtggtcctgctgaggTCGCAGGTGctggagcatgtcccaggcggggtggtgcgccctacacaagcagctggtgcggctgtagagaaagaagagaagtggtcagttctccctggggacgcagaggatgatgcccagcccccccgcgagGTGAgtgcgaccatgccctgcaccgtcagagccgatgtgcttgcacagaggccatggttgtCATGTCCAGCTctgcccgggagtgggagctgccccaagactgcacccatgcccctgtgctgtatatagtgcagctggggcaggggagggagggagatgtcccctgtccctgtgtagagggggtatgtgaagggagggcatcctgctgtgtcctgccccgaggtcgggagcgtgtcaggtgTCTTCACAGACACGTGTGGCTATTGGGCCACGGTCCCTGTGTGGCACACAGCTAGAGCCACCTGCGCaagggtggcacagcacatgcccgcacatgcacaggtggctgtgtgatccgtgggaggcatggcccatgcatgccgtccctggtctcccctcgcctccccccccccgggtaggGGATAGAACTGGCACATAGCTGGTATGGCCTTCCTGGACGAACCTGCCGACTCTGgtgccgggacagctggtggtggcccctctgctgtgcctgggtcagggccctcagctcctGGCTTGCTGCACCCTGGGCTGGCGCGGACCACCCCGCTCCCCCAGGATTTGGtcaagggtggggaagtaggggcaggtgtcagccctggtggccctggtgtatgCCTGCCACCACTCTTTAATTTTGAGgcgtacctgctcctgggtgcacctgtgtcccttgcgggccatggtggctgctatgcggccatagaggGCCACATTCCTccgcctagtgaggagatcatggacattgggggcctccccccaaacctcaaggaggtccatgatctccgcactagtccaggtaGGCGTGCGCCGTCTACAgcccctggatggcccctgggtgctgcgggactgggcgggggacagctggctgccattggctgccattgtgtggccactggctgagggtctgtggctgctggcagcctggctctggcacgtgcccagtggccagactctacccctttaagagctccggggctgggggagagaagagttttccttgttgtgcccagagtggccaccaggggaaactgggaagggctggaggccccctaatttgaaataagtgtctacacagcacttatttcgaattagctatttcaaatttggtgttactcctcatagaatgaggtttaccaaattcgaaataagtgctccactatttcgaatttatttcgaaatagccgtttggctgtgtagaaggtattgaagttaattcaaaataatggctgttatttcgaattaactttgtagtgtagacgtacccttaaagctGGAGATTCCAAAAGAACAGTTTCAATCCCCATGTTCCTAGCCTGCATCCTAGCTAATACAGAAGAGGTCATTCATTAACATGGATCCCTTCTTGCATAGTTCAATGTCAGTTGATATTTGATCTTTTAAAATAGTAAAAAGTAGTTTAATTTGCAGTACAATTTCTTCAGGGTGAATATATGCGTTTTTCTGTTAGATTATCCAGCAGAATCTTAAGGTCAGAATGACAACTCTGCCTAGTCAGTGGATTAGATGCTGTGTTTTACTAAGTTCCATAGGAAAGATAACTTCTGGAGCAACAATGGAATGCTTTGCTCTTTGGCCTGGTTAGACAGAACACTGCTGAGATGATCCTTTCAGCTGTTAtagcagggtcaattttcccaagCTGCTCTTCTTACGTCTTCACCATACAGTTGTGTGCTGTGCTTCTAATTGTGtagaggccagggctggctttaggaagtgcggggccctaTTCAAACAATTTCAATGGGGCCCCGCAGCAATTTTggttcaaaaacaaaaaacaaaaaaacaccgcACACAAAAGTTTCAACAGGGGGCCCCGAAATTTTTTTGGttaagcaaagaaaaagaaaaaaaaacgcaCACAAAAaattcccagctccctcctccgcAAAGCCCCAGAGGTAGCTAACACCCCCACGGTGCAGGGAAACCCTGTGCTCAACTCacacctcctccggggccaacgcCCCCTCCGCAGCGGACCCGGCACACTTCCgggcaggggtggcaggtttgtataatttttggtggtgcctcattagccacacccctgactccTGTTAACTACGTCCCCTGGCGCccattaaccaggcctctggaggtaacacacttgggcaagatggacacatgaccataATGTGTGTCATGTCATGCCTCtggaaggacttttcccaccatcctcctaccaacagggattagtttggcccccatcaaacccccctcatgcaactatcctgcagttgcattaacccaatgtgtgtgacattaactcgggggcagagagactgggggaagtgttccctctaaggctatgtctacactcacggcttcttgtgcaagtacagccgttcttgcgcaagaacccacagagtatccacactgcccacctgctcttgcacaagagcatttaCAGTATGGCATAGTAAAAGAGAGCGTCTtatgcaagagctacgctcttttctaacaggtgtaagctctcttgcgcaagagggtagtgtggatgctcagcagggatttctatggctaaaatggctatcagaactttcttgtgcaagagagcgtccacactgccatggatgctcttgtgcaaaagcacagctcacacatggcagtgtggacgtgttcttgcacaagagttcttgcacaagaacccttgcacaagatggaagccaccagtgtagacatagcctaagagtttcctcccatgagcagaatgaattgtgttgtgcaccagtactgagttcatgtggcttgtttggatgtgtcactgtggcacccaagttattaataaatatctcataaacctctaccttttccctctgttgccatgtctcctccccttgctccatcagctcccctggtgcctgctgccccccaactcctcaccctcctctgctgtcctgactcctgcccttctcactgtcatcagccctcctgcgacctgcccccctccaccagcctttctctgccccctgtgcccactcctccagtagccccactctgatcatgtgagctatccctcctcatcccctctcctaacacctacCTCTACACAcctaccctgcctctctcctctggtgctggtccctcccctgcaggtgtctgcccttctgcttcacccccagaatcccctggcacctgcaccttcccttacccctgcaccctcctggtgcctcccccttcccttactgcccctgccccttttgtcctctttttccctgatgcccaccccctcaccactctctgccctcattcccttctgtgccctcacacaggacttgctccatccccacctttctcatgcccaccccttctttcaaaagccttttcccagcacctctccctgccccctctagCCCtaaatgcccttaccctctccttttgcagcatcaccctgtcccgcCTCCCACtgtcacctcccctcctgcccttttcctcattgtctgcatttggccccctggcatttgtctctcctctaccctgtctcttggtgccttcccctttcttccccctccccttccacataagccccttcctctcccaccccttcccctattttccccctccccctcaacacaagccccttcctcccccattttcctcttccccctccacacaagccccttcctccccctcctctttcccttatcttaccttctgccttccactttgaggGGCCGGAGTCtgctcgggccccagaagtccccggacTCCAAACCCGGAGCTAGGCCGCACGGCGCAACGTGGcaccgagcagttttaaagttccgggccgtgacatcacgtcacGCCTGGGTGTATCCCCGCTTCATCTGGGAATGccgcacatggcagcagcagctggcagcagggagccaaaCTGAAAGCTGCGCACAGCAGGAACGGGCTGGGGCTTCCGGGTTCAGGGCACGGAGCCCCTTTAGGCGCAGGGCCCGATTCCAGGGGATCAGACAaattggcctaaggccggccctggtaGAGGCATAACTGACTAAAACCACAATGTGTCCATATGATTAGTAATCTGTTGCTAGCAGGTGAATCTGAACTGTACCAGCTCTGCTAGCTGCCTACTCTGGCACTGTTCTATTGTAGGTAGTGGCAAGGTGATGCTGCCATGTGGACAGGGAATCCCCAGTCCCATTCTTGCCCCTATATCTTGTCCTTCCCTAACTGTGCTTCCTTTGCCTCTTTTCAGCACAAAGTTTCATATAAGCAGGCTGAGCATGTTTAATGGCAGAGCTGCTTTTGCCAGCTGAAAATACAGTTCATTCATCTGAGCACTGGGTGCTCTCCAACACACTTCCTGCTGGTTGCCAGGCAACAATATTAGTACTGTTGTGCTTGCATGTTATGCAACCTTTGCTGTTCTGCTTTTTTTATTATGAGACTCGACATATTGCCAAAATAGGAtgtttcccttctccctccccttcccagaaaaACATGGAAATGGGCTTTTAAAAGCCCAGCATAGCAAGTAACCACATTTTATTAAATGCATCAGATTTTAAAGGCAACCTCAAACATAAATAAGCCTCTTTCAGAATTACTTCGAAGAAACCTTTACCCGAAATGGTACACCACATTCATGTTGTCAGAGCCCACAGTAAGAGGTTCTCACAGTAGCAGTTCCTCTCTCCTCTTGTACTGCCTTGGTGTTGTATCGCTTAAAAACCAATACAGAAATAGAAACTGCAACATGTGGATAACACGATTTATTTACAGTGATGTCCACAACATATTTTCCAAACAAGGAAAATGGTTGCTACACTTGGGaagttacattttcagaatagacTGACAAGCAGACAGAGATCTGGGAATGAACACAAACACCAGTCAGCTTGTATTATGAGTCTATTCAAATCTCCCTGTTGGCAGCACAGCAAAAGTGGGTCCTAAAGGAAAGATTCTCATAAGTCTTTCTTTGTAGTTTGACTTGCATTAAGTTTAGATCTAGCAAGATATAATATTACACAACCTTCTAACCACATTATTCTTATGGACTGGATGTTATAGGaggcagagaaaaagaaaaactacCATACTGGTAGGCTGGAAAGATCAACTGAAATTGCACTGAAGAAGGTGAAGTTTAGGGATAAAACCTGCTCCTCCATTTATGAATGCAGAGGCCGTTGAAAGTGAAACCAGTACATTTCTGCACTGTACATAGGTGGAGATAGCAGAGTAAGGGAGTCATATGGGGGATACTTGGGAGTAAAACCAAATGCCTTCTGTAGACCTGAATGATACTCATATTTGGCAGCCCCGTCATACCTGACTGCCCTCACATCAAAGGGCATAAGGGAGAGAGAGCTTACTGCTCAGAACACCTACAAAAAGGTGCACTGGGCTGGGATCCAGCAGACAATCATTATATTAACCAACTCATACCCATACTCCAAGAGCCTGGCAGCTATCTATCATTCTTTGGCAAATAAGACGAGAGAGCTTGCACAAGGTCACTTCAGGCAAGGCTGGGAATAGAACAGAGTTCTCCAATATGACAGAGCCAAGTCCCATTCATTCAGTCACTGGCCTTCAGACTCAAATCCATAGACTTCGCTATCTTGTCTCTAACTAGTGATCTAataaggggtatgtctatactaccctcctagttcgaactaggagggtaatgtaggcataccgcacttgcaaatgaagcccgggatttgaatttcccgggcttcatttgcataagcggggagccgccatttttaaaaccccgctggttcgaaccccgtgcagtgcggctacacagggcacgaactaggtagttcgaactaggaagcctagttcgaactacctagttcgtgccctgtgtagccgcactgcacggggttcgaaccagcggggttttaaaaatggcggctccccgcttatgcaaatgaagcccgggaaattcaaatcccgggcttcatttgcaagtgcggtatgcctacattaccctcctagttcgaactaggagggtagtatagacatacccctagagactagaCTTTTTACTCAAAGCCAGGAACAcaatccaggagtcctggttcctaacattctaccACTGTCTCACAAATTACTGTGCAGCCCTATAGCAAAGTGTCTTATTGCCCTTTAGAAGGTGTGACCCAGTGGGGGATTGTATTAgcactgtttgctttgttatgctgTAGGTGTTTTCTGCTGTCCTGTAGTAACCCTGTgtgagtgcctcagtttcccaatatcTAGATTTGGATGGGTGTGAGTGTCTCCCTCGTGTACATGACAGTTGCTTTCTGTAACTTGAGCCTGGGGGGAAGCGGGTGTGACCAGATGACACTTTTTGCTGGGGAAGCTTGACAAAGGCTGGAGGTGGAGCTAACTGCAGGGAGACACTGgctgctgggtgtgtgagtgagTCTTGCTGGCTTTGGGTACAGAGATAGGAGACAGGGCCCTTTGTTCTCAGCACTTGCTCTCCTCTTGATGGATTGTATTGACTGCTTTTGATTACTGTGCTGACAAGTCCGATCAACACTGTCTTCCTGTGGACTAATAAACCTTCTATTCTACCTGTTGGctggggatggaggtgcagggcccagtgactaACTCCTCACACTTTGGTGACAGAAGGTGGTCCACTCAGAGAAAAACAGTCTACTTCTGTTACAAGCTTTTTCTTAATTCAAGTGGAACAGGGTCTGTGCCATGTATCTAAAGGTCATGCCTTGGTTCAAACAACATAGATGATTGCTGTCTGAAAAAAGTAGCACATGATTTCACAATATTAACTAGTTTTATTCTTAACTTTTTTATATGTAATGTATACGGTAGCTAAGGGAACATTAAAATGTTCTAGCCTCTTATGCTAGAACATGTAACTAGAGGGTATGAGATAATACACAGAAAGAGGCAGAATTGTGGTTTCACAGGCAACCATAATCCTGGCACTTCCTCACTTTTGAGCACTTGACATTGTAACTttaactagttttatttttaaccaCAGTATATATTATGTATAAAAAAGTTAAAGGAACATTAAAATGTAACTACTACCCAACCTCTATTCTAGAGCTCATTCCATTTTTCATCCTGTTATTAATGGAACATTTCTTTCTTTTGGTTCTGAAATATAAAAGGGGTGCTGGATTCCATGATGTAGGAGTAAATCCACTGTCCAATCTGTGTAACTTTGCTGGTTGCTGGGAatagggggtgaggggaggagagaggaataaTCCTCTCCCAAGCATAGCTGCTAAGCTTTGTTTAGCGGTTTCACATTTTATACAACTTAATGAGGCTATCTGAAAATTTGCCACTTCATCAATGCACTTCAACGCTGATCTGTTAGGATTAGCTCTAAAGATGAGGACACTTTAGTCTCTATACACATTTTTTCCTGATGTACCTGTTGAGACAGACAACCGATACCTTTATAGTGACTCATTAGGAAGTCTGAACTGTGGAACAAACACAGTAGCTCATTCTATTCCATTTCAACTGTTTCAGACAATtgcctgggttcaaatccctgaATGTGTTTAGAGAGGAAAATGAGTTGGATAGCCTCATCCTAGTACTCTTCAGAAAAATCCGTGCTGAGATTATGAGTCTTTGGTAAAGTGAAGCCTCAGACTGGCCAGTAACCTGGCTGTAGCTAATTAACAGCAAGGTGTATTGAGGGAAGCAGGTGAAAAAAGCGCATATAGTTTCTTCCTAAATTGTTCATCATTGAGCATTTTATTGCTTCACTTTTAGCAGCACTAAGTGTATACATATTGAAAATAACTTAGagattgtacaggcagtccccgggttacgtacaagatagggactgtaggtttgttcttaagttgaatctgtatgtaagtcggaactggcgtccagattcagccgctgctgaaactgaccacctgttctgacttacatacaaaatcaacttaagaaccccaagcgtccccaagtcagctgctgctgaaactgatcagcagctgattccaggaagcccggggcagagcaactctgcctcaggcttcctgtagtcagcgctggtcagtttcagcagcggctaaatcaggacacctggggcagagcagctggggtgctgctgggttgctccagtagcaccgctcctcggcactactggaccaacccagcagcaccccatctactctgccccaggcgtcctgattcagccgctgctgaaactgaccagcagcggctgaataaggaccagagcagctggggtgctgctgggttggtccagtagcgcccagagtggcgctgcgggaccaaccggcagcgccccagctgctctgccacaggcgtccggagaaaagcctagtctgctgggggggagggcatactagctgcgccccccccccccccccccagcagaccaggaagacgcaggcggcggaccgagacacaccgcggtcccgccgcctgggtcctcctcggctttgctcccagtctccctggtctgctggagaccagcagaccagggagacggggagcaaagcctctgaggacgccggcagcgggacagccgtggggcgcctgggctgtcccgctgccggcttcccccgcggctttgcaaagcctcggggaagccggcagcggggcagtccaggtgcgcctgggctgcctcactgcccgagcccccccgcggctttgcaaagccttggggaagccggcagcggggcagcccaggcccctccgtggctttgctccgcgtcttcctggtctgcagaccagggagacgcggagcagcttttctcgcccggagtacacgggcggcgggaccacgaggtcccgctgtccgtgtactccggggcagccccgttcgtaactgcggatccgacataagttggatccgcgtaagtcggggactgcctgtacatgtcaGCCCATGTGCTGCTCGAGTACTCCTCAGATTTGTCAAGCTATGTATGTGTAGGTGAATTTTTTTAGTAAGagcaatttgttttttttcctgacataaaACAAAATTTCTCACTCTTTGGCTTTATATGCATTCTTTATTCATAGTAGGAAAGATCTTGTCTTACAAGTACAGGGTGGGGACACTTAAATAGTGAAACAACAATGTTGGAGGCTCATTAATTTGAAAACCTGGAGATGTTCTGTGTACGGACAACTACTGTAGGTATAGGAGCACATTTAAGATCCTTCAGAAAATCAAATAATACATATTTGAAGTATTGTTTACTGAAACACAGCTCTTGTAAGCTCTTCCTATGTACCCTGTTAAATtattaattagggatgtgaacagttaaccagtaagcatcacccttattaggtgatgcttactggttatggtaaactggcaggggctagagcagccctctgcccactgTGGGAAGGAGAGTGTTCCAGCCCAATGGGCCCCACCACaggcgggtgtgtgtgtgctccagcccggccagagcagcctctgcccatgaaAGGCCCAGCTCAGCACACCATGGGTAGGGGCGCTCCAGCCCGACCAAAGCAGTCCCAATCCATGCCAGGCCAGGctcggcccagcccagcccagcccagcacacCGTGGTTTAATTGTTGCCCTTCAAATAAGACAGCtgaaagaagtcattaagctcATTTATAGAAGCAGGTAGCTAAAACAATAGGAGCTTCCAGCCAAAACACAGGCACATGCAACAACACAGAAAAGGAGCCATGTGAGCAGAGAGGATTTTACTGGTATTATTTAGCAGAGAgatgtgaaagagagagaaaagcaggcagggaacaaaAAGAACAGAGAAGCTTAAAGAAAGACCAGAACGCCAAGGTCATGTCCTAAATAAGCACTGGGAGCATGACCCTGAGAAAAAAACTAGGGGGAATACATTTTTGGCCTTAGTGCACGCTGAAACAAGCCTGGGGATTATAAACAAAAAGTAATCTCCTGTCATTTGATTCCTGCTCCATTCAGAGAAACAGGACTTTGTATATTCTTTGTAAATAGGAAATGTTCAAAGAAATACCTGACTTCAGCATCAATTTATTTTCTTAACCAAAACAGTGGCAAGATCCAAAATTTTAACTATCCACTCAGATCCAAATGGTGTACCAGGAGCTAAACAGATCCTTTCCTGGCACAGGAGAATGAAATGATTTACAGttcagtttgtttgttttctgtttggaTTTCTGTGGACTTAGTGTGCTTATACAGTGATTTTATGGAGCTTTGCAAATCTCTAAATTTATCTTCCTTCATTTTCTATCCTAAGTATGTTCTCTTTTGAGCCAATGAATAGTTATTGAACAGCATTGATACAAATGAGCTCGTTCTCTGAATAAAAATTGAGTAGGGAATTTAGGATTTTGCCCTGTAATATTTCTTCCTGTAATAGAAAAATAACCCATTGATGTAAAGTACATAACTGGTCACCAACACAACATATCATTAATGGAGGAGagtaaaaaacattttttccagaAACCCCTAACTACTGATCTGTCAGTGGCAGATTTTGTCAGCTCCAAAGAATGCTTTATAGTTGAAAATGGACATAAGTACCTAGAAAGTaccaaaatgtgtattttatccAAACTGTCTACTGACATCCCTCATGTCAACACACACAGTAGTGATTTGAAGCGAGTTTGATAAACAGCAAAACTCATA of Pelodiscus sinensis isolate JC-2024 chromosome 3, ASM4963464v1, whole genome shotgun sequence contains these proteins:
- the LOC142828014 gene encoding uncharacterized protein LOC142828014 — translated: MECVAMELRPRSKNPSRYLQSLSSCESLPRTSSHTQVRCQEHWVQEDLQLRQESLRELLDQGRAFHDHLQTLVQRLLLASAPAPVAAPAIALPPIPAPAPQGMQRPPLPQCWETAAPAACVGRTTPPGTCSSTCDLSRTTTTQQGYREQHLQALRAQTWIMEQQVQDDRAFQQELLAQGRAICHHLQALVQSMLPRASPAPAAPQLLFLLPLLTPHLFLLNLHTLLLNLHTPYLNLRTLLPIPPGMPRPPPPWCWEAVGPVRFPPLSTELPLPLPPIASPFQLPPPSFPPPLSHLLSCPLLPPFPISPEVHPPVVLNKDSFYF